Proteins encoded by one window of Syntrophales bacterium:
- the thyX gene encoding FAD-dependent thymidylate synthase, with translation MKVLLAGFNIDNETISALKAAQVEDCVLTPETIAAAYARISRSPKTVTELREEARKEVEKARASNRNIVFSMGHSSIAEHAVFNVDVLGVSRLLVEEIEKFRLCSFTEKSQRYVLLKGDYVIPEEIRIGGFAEEFQSVVEKQNAFYRELFEKFMQHLQRDRSLFAKNGHKFEGLAKEDARYILSLATETQLGMTINARNLELMLRRLGAHPLEEARAFSRALYEVTVPVAPSLIRYTEAKDYDTRTRCEMSDVTFQLLAESETLDLQEGSNAESPSVRLVHHTPGADVHLTAALLHSSSDRNWDTCLRVAYNLKPEERKRFFLTAFRYLQSYDAVLREFEHVDLLFELIISASCYAQLKRHRMATLTTQPYDPSLGVTIPERVYEVGLDRRFSEIIYETNELYYKIKGKISQAADYCLTNSHRRRVLFKVNARELYHIARLRMDSTAQWDIRRVVAQMVEEAQKIMPLTLLLACGKDRFSTQWEKIQDI, from the coding sequence GTGAAGGTTTTGCTAGCTGGTTTTAATATCGATAATGAAACAATATCAGCGTTAAAAGCAGCACAAGTTGAAGATTGTGTGCTGACGCCAGAAACAATAGCCGCAGCATATGCCCGTATAAGCCGCAGTCCTAAAACAGTGACTGAACTTAGGGAAGAAGCGCGAAAGGAGGTCGAGAAAGCCAGGGCATCTAATAGAAACATAGTTTTTTCGATGGGTCATAGTTCGATAGCCGAACACGCCGTTTTTAACGTGGATGTGTTAGGTGTATCCCGTCTCCTCGTGGAGGAAATCGAGAAATTCCGCCTGTGCTCCTTTACAGAAAAATCGCAGCGGTATGTTTTATTGAAAGGGGATTACGTAATACCTGAAGAAATCCGGATTGGAGGATTTGCTGAGGAATTTCAGTCAGTTGTCGAAAAACAGAACGCTTTTTACAGGGAGCTATTCGAAAAGTTTATGCAGCATCTACAGCGAGACCGTTCTCTTTTTGCAAAAAATGGACATAAATTCGAAGGTTTAGCCAAAGAGGATGCCCGTTATATCCTTTCTTTGGCTACCGAAACCCAGCTGGGAATGACTATCAATGCTCGGAATTTGGAGCTGATGCTCCGGAGACTTGGGGCACACCCGTTAGAGGAAGCACGAGCATTCAGCCGGGCCCTTTACGAGGTTACAGTACCTGTAGCTCCATCGCTCATCCGGTACACGGAGGCAAAGGACTATGATACCCGTACTCGGTGTGAAATGAGCGATGTAACTTTTCAATTATTGGCTGAAAGTGAAACGTTGGATCTGCAGGAAGGATCTAACGCGGAAAGTCCCTCTGTCCGTCTAGTTCATCACACACCAGGTGCAGATGTGCATCTTACGGCTGCGCTTTTACACAGTTCTTCTGATAGAAACTGGGACACATGCCTAAGAGTGGCGTACAATCTAAAACCTGAAGAACGAAAAAGATTTTTTTTAACTGCTTTTCGTTATTTGCAATCTTATGATGCTGTTCTCAGGGAATTCGAGCATGTGGATCTCCTCTTTGAGTTAATAATAAGTGCATCTTGTTATGCTCAGTTGAAGCGTCATCGAATGGCTACGCTTACTACCCAACCTTACGATCCCTCTCTTGGTGTTACCATTCCTGAAAGGGTATATGAAGTTGGTTTGGATAGGCGGTTTTCTGAGATAATATATGAGACCAATGAGCTATACTACAAAATCAAAGGAAAAATTTCTCAGGCAGCTGATTACTGTTTAACAAACTCCCACCGCCGTCGAGTGCTCTTTAAGGTTAATGCCCGTGAGCTTTACCATATTGCACGTTTGCGAATGGATTCTACAGCCCAGTGGGATATAAGAAGAGTTGTTGCCCAGATGGTCGAAGAAGCTCAAAAGATCATGCCCTTAACGTTGTTACTTGCGTGTGGTAAGGATCGTTTCTCCACCCAATGGGAAAAGATTCAGGACATCTAG
- a CDS encoding HIT family protein has translation MESQKKCVFCEIVAGKAPAYLVAESERAICILDIHPYTQGHCLVVTKRHVQWWHEMTEEETNDLFNLARIVARKMMKKLDPDFVFLYARGRRIPHTHIFLIPTFSGDVLDRFFNALENFQESPQKLAALKKPEAMQAAMELLREDT, from the coding sequence GTGGAATCCCAAAAAAAGTGCGTATTCTGCGAAATAGTAGCTGGAAAAGCACCTGCATATTTAGTTGCAGAAAGTGAACGTGCGATATGCATCCTAGACATACACCCATACACACAGGGGCACTGTCTTGTGGTTACCAAACGACATGTCCAGTGGTGGCACGAAATGACAGAAGAAGAAACAAACGATCTCTTTAACTTAGCCCGCATCGTGGCCAGAAAAATGATGAAAAAGTTAGACCCGGATTTCGTTTTTCTTTACGCCCGGGGAAGGAGAATACCCCATACCCACATTTTCTTAATCCCAACCTTCAGCGGTGATGTGCTTGACCGTTTCTTCAATGCTCTGGAAAATTTTCAAGAATCCCCGCAAAAACTGGCAGCATTAAAGAAACCCGAAGCCATGCAGGCCGCAATGGAGCTTCTGCGAGAAGATACCTAG
- the metG gene encoding methionine--tRNA ligase, with amino-acid sequence MEKAYYITTPIYYVNAPPHIGHAYTTIVADVLARYHRSAGYKTFFLTGTDEHGDKIAEAAAKAGMSPKEYADMISAQFRALWPELKVTNDYFIRTTDENHVRVVQYILQRVYDKGDIYFGHYEGHYCVGCERFYKEKELIDGKCPDHQTVPEYRKESNYFFKMSKYQDWLIDYIEKHPDFIRPERYRNEVLAFLREPLEDLCISRPKSRLTWGITLPFDENYVTYVWFDALINYLSGIGYPDSEKFHTFWPVAQHLIAKDILKPHGIYWPTMLKAAGIQPFAHLNVHGYWNVDQSKMSKSLGNVVKPLDLKDKYGLDAFRYFLLREMVFGLDANFSEEAFVQRINSDLANDLGNLVNRILTMAVKFGEGVVPQHSASTEEDLVLIEGVKRTKGEIEENFEHLTLHKALMAIWDFINQVNKYIVECEPWVLARDPEKRVRLNTVIYNLLESLRVIAVMISPFMPGASDKIRGAIGDDVNVPPQFSTLDHWGGLMPGKPVQKIEMLFPRVEFVRETQDKEISQDVSSSREITMEDFEKIDLRVGRIVAAEAIPKSSKLVKLRVDIGEERQIVAGIAKDYTPEELIGKTVVVVANLKPTKLMGIESQGMLLATDSVEGLSLVTYDRPPKIGARVR; translated from the coding sequence ATGGAAAAGGCATATTACATAACAACGCCTATTTATTACGTAAATGCGCCACCTCACATAGGGCATGCGTACACCACTATTGTGGCGGATGTTCTCGCGCGGTATCACCGTTCTGCGGGTTATAAGACTTTTTTCCTTACAGGAACGGATGAGCACGGTGATAAAATTGCGGAGGCGGCGGCGAAGGCCGGGATGTCCCCCAAAGAGTATGCGGATATGATCAGTGCTCAGTTCAGGGCACTTTGGCCGGAACTTAAGGTAACTAATGATTATTTTATTCGAACCACAGACGAAAATCACGTTAGAGTAGTGCAATACATCCTGCAAAGAGTATACGACAAGGGAGATATATACTTTGGTCACTACGAGGGTCATTACTGTGTTGGTTGTGAGAGGTTCTATAAGGAGAAAGAACTTATAGATGGTAAATGTCCCGATCATCAAACGGTCCCTGAGTACAGGAAGGAAAGCAATTATTTCTTTAAGATGAGCAAGTATCAGGACTGGCTCATCGATTATATTGAAAAACATCCCGATTTCATCCGACCGGAGAGGTACAGAAACGAAGTACTAGCTTTTTTAAGAGAGCCACTGGAAGATCTGTGCATTTCACGTCCCAAATCCCGTCTTACCTGGGGAATTACTCTCCCCTTTGATGAGAATTATGTAACTTACGTGTGGTTCGATGCACTTATCAACTACCTGTCCGGCATTGGATATCCCGATAGTGAAAAATTCCATACTTTTTGGCCAGTAGCTCAACATTTAATAGCGAAGGATATACTGAAACCCCATGGCATCTATTGGCCCACGATGCTGAAAGCAGCAGGCATTCAGCCTTTTGCTCATCTTAACGTGCATGGGTATTGGAATGTAGACCAGAGTAAGATGTCAAAGAGTTTGGGTAATGTAGTAAAACCCCTCGATCTTAAAGATAAGTACGGTTTGGATGCTTTTCGGTATTTTCTTCTCCGGGAGATGGTGTTTGGTCTAGATGCAAATTTCAGTGAAGAGGCCTTTGTTCAGCGAATCAACTCTGATCTTGCAAATGATTTGGGAAATCTTGTGAATCGCATTTTGACAATGGCAGTTAAATTTGGGGAGGGGGTTGTGCCGCAACACTCAGCTTCCACAGAGGAAGACTTGGTTCTTATTGAAGGAGTAAAGAGAACGAAGGGAGAGATAGAGGAGAACTTCGAACATCTGACCCTTCACAAGGCCCTTATGGCCATATGGGATTTCATAAATCAGGTCAATAAGTATATTGTGGAATGTGAACCCTGGGTTTTAGCTAGAGATCCTGAAAAGAGGGTACGATTGAATACGGTGATATACAACCTTCTGGAATCCCTCCGTGTCATTGCGGTTATGATATCGCCCTTTATGCCCGGTGCTTCAGATAAGATCAGAGGGGCTATAGGTGATGATGTCAATGTTCCTCCCCAATTCTCCACGTTGGATCACTGGGGTGGGCTCATGCCGGGTAAACCCGTTCAGAAGATCGAAATGCTATTTCCAAGAGTCGAGTTTGTAAGGGAAACGCAAGATAAGGAAATTTCCCAGGATGTTTCGTCTAGCCGGGAGATCACGATGGAGGATTTCGAGAAAATAGATCTTCGAGTGGGAAGGATCGTGGCGGCAGAGGCTATTCCAAAGTCAAGTAAACTAGTGAAACTTAGGGTTGATATCGGGGAAGAGAGGCAGATTGTGGCCGGAATCGCCAAAGATTACACGCCCGAGGAGCTAATTGGAAAGACTGTAGTGGTGGTGGCCAATCTGAAACCCACAAAGCTTATGGGAATTGAATCCCAGGGTATGCTCCTTGCCACTGATTCAGTGGAGGGATTGTCGTTGGTAACGTATGATCGCCCCCCCAAAATAGGTGCACGCGTGCGCTAA
- the holB gene encoding DNA polymerase III subunit delta' codes for MSYSHIYGHRRQIQMLKMAVKSGRVSHAYLFYGIDGVGKCKCAIAFAQALLCRDVDDGEGCGICLSCRRIQQGLHPDVLFIGPESGQIRIQAVRSLTESLCVRPVEGNQRVVIISDAERMNLPAANALLKTLEEPAPSTRIVLITSRFGQIPQTVISRCQRVSFGPLSKAEVASYLRDTYKIEEDIALVIAAASGGSISRAVKLLKSEYLLKRDELFETMLEAIQRNSRGTIPFVAYLNREDVDVLESLNILKMCFRDALVFCELGEREMLCFPDREDVAVLLGRRFGIDGLLRCVDILDESLYKLEMNANKTLTLEYTVFRLLSQ; via the coding sequence ATGTCCTATAGTCACATTTACGGACATAGAAGACAGATCCAGATGCTTAAAATGGCCGTTAAAAGTGGCCGTGTATCTCATGCCTATCTCTTCTACGGCATAGATGGTGTGGGTAAGTGTAAATGCGCGATAGCCTTTGCACAAGCTTTACTGTGCAGAGATGTGGATGACGGTGAGGGGTGTGGGATATGTCTTTCCTGTCGCAGGATCCAGCAGGGGTTGCATCCTGATGTACTTTTTATTGGTCCCGAAAGTGGGCAGATAAGGATTCAGGCAGTAAGATCTTTAACAGAATCATTGTGTGTTCGCCCTGTTGAGGGGAACCAGAGGGTAGTAATTATTTCCGATGCTGAGCGAATGAATCTACCCGCAGCGAATGCTCTTCTTAAAACATTAGAGGAGCCGGCTCCATCCACCAGGATTGTACTCATTACATCTAGATTCGGTCAAATTCCACAAACTGTGATTTCTCGCTGTCAACGAGTGAGTTTTGGCCCTTTGTCGAAGGCAGAGGTTGCTTCCTATTTGCGAGACACGTATAAAATCGAAGAGGATATTGCGCTGGTTATAGCGGCCGCTTCAGGGGGAAGTATCTCTCGAGCTGTAAAACTACTCAAAAGTGAGTATTTACTCAAGAGAGATGAACTTTTTGAAACCATGTTGGAAGCGATACAGAGGAATTCAAGAGGGACAATTCCCTTTGTTGCCTATTTAAACCGAGAGGATGTAGATGTTTTGGAGTCGCTCAATATACTGAAGATGTGTTTTCGTGATGCGCTGGTTTTCTGTGAACTTGGAGAACGAGAAATGTTATGTTTCCCCGATAGGGAGGATGTAGCAGTTTTGCTAGGGCGGAGATTTGGGATAGATGGGCTTTTACGGTGCGTTGATATTCTGGACGAGTCTCTTTACAAACTAGAAATGAATGCCAACAAAACGTTGACTTTGGAATATACTGTATTTAGACTACTTTCTCAGTGA
- a CDS encoding NifU family protein: protein MKGKVEAVLEKIRPQLQRDGGDVELVDVSEDGIVTVRLLGSCHGCPFARMTLKNGIERYLRQEIPEVKTVVAC from the coding sequence ATGAAAGGTAAGGTTGAGGCAGTTCTAGAAAAAATAAGGCCCCAGTTGCAGCGTGATGGTGGCGATGTGGAACTTGTCGATGTGAGCGAAGATGGAATTGTCACTGTCCGGTTACTGGGATCGTGTCATGGATGTCCTTTTGCAAGAATGACTCTTAAAAATGGTATCGAACGGTATCTCCGCCAGGAGATCCCAGAGGTAAAGACTGTAGTTGCCTGCTAA
- a CDS encoding dynamin family protein — MDGTEKISLEVLVDLAKSLEKIITQFQITTLKRSLEAYSSLFKTEQIIDVAILGQFKAGKSSFLNSIIGKQVLPVGVIPVTTAITRLQYGASERAVVTHYDGKKTHISIEEVGEYNSESKNPSNEKNVEVIDIYLPTLKEYTGLRLVDTPGLGSVFQYHKATAENWLPEVGAAILAISADRPLSEHDLQLIRELASYTPRIVLLLTKVDLLTPEQRAEVVSFFKNILLRELNQEFPIYLYSTKIDTEKLKSQLDDELFRKMVANKGREFAAIARHKGKSIALSCRKYLEIALQTSQKADEEREHLKKLIFDEKVNYDLVREEMFIITREAQSQTRTLIANYLAHFEAPLVKKITQQMKEEMPKWRGNLWRLTRTYEQWITDVMNNEIQQISRKEHKHFFGTLKKAHASLTRSIESFRRLLNDNIQRVLGVSLGEVDWQLEIPEPEHPDVRLPRTFAYHLDLLWFLIPMFIFRGIFEKNFLKKIPWEVEVNLSRLAAQWETRINKAIETMRNQALRYVEEELHTIETLLAQASGRTPEIQKYISELDESLTLLN; from the coding sequence ATGGACGGTACGGAAAAAATCAGCCTGGAAGTTTTGGTGGACTTGGCTAAATCCCTGGAAAAGATAATTACTCAATTCCAGATAACCACATTAAAAAGATCTCTTGAAGCGTACAGTTCCCTTTTCAAAACAGAACAAATTATCGACGTAGCCATACTTGGCCAATTCAAAGCAGGAAAAAGCTCGTTCCTCAACAGTATCATAGGAAAACAGGTACTACCTGTTGGTGTCATTCCTGTGACAACTGCCATCACGAGACTTCAGTATGGAGCATCAGAAAGGGCCGTAGTTACCCACTATGATGGGAAAAAAACTCACATTTCCATCGAAGAAGTAGGCGAGTACAACTCAGAATCCAAAAATCCAAGCAATGAAAAAAACGTGGAAGTCATCGACATATACCTTCCCACTTTGAAAGAATACACAGGCTTACGTCTCGTAGATACTCCCGGTTTGGGTAGCGTCTTTCAATACCACAAGGCTACAGCAGAGAATTGGTTACCAGAAGTAGGCGCAGCTATTTTGGCGATAAGCGCTGATCGACCTCTCTCTGAACATGACCTCCAGCTAATAAGAGAGCTTGCGTCTTACACACCTCGTATAGTTCTTTTGCTTACCAAAGTTGACCTGCTGACCCCAGAACAGAGGGCAGAAGTTGTCTCATTCTTCAAGAATATTCTCCTTCGCGAACTCAACCAGGAATTTCCCATATACCTTTATTCTACAAAAATTGATACTGAGAAGCTAAAATCCCAGCTCGATGACGAACTCTTCAGAAAAATGGTTGCCAACAAAGGGCGAGAGTTCGCAGCGATTGCCCGTCACAAAGGGAAATCTATCGCCCTAAGTTGCCGCAAATACTTAGAAATAGCCCTTCAAACATCACAAAAGGCCGATGAAGAACGGGAACATTTAAAGAAGCTCATCTTTGACGAAAAGGTAAATTATGATCTCGTTCGAGAAGAGATGTTCATAATTACAAGGGAAGCACAGTCACAAACAAGGACACTAATAGCCAACTACCTTGCCCATTTTGAAGCACCCCTAGTAAAAAAAATCACACAGCAGATGAAAGAAGAAATGCCCAAATGGAGAGGAAATCTTTGGAGACTTACACGTACATACGAACAGTGGATTACTGATGTTATGAATAATGAGATCCAGCAGATCTCTCGTAAGGAACACAAACACTTCTTCGGAACACTTAAAAAGGCCCATGCAAGCCTTACCCGTTCCATTGAATCCTTTCGCCGCCTTCTAAACGACAACATCCAGAGGGTTTTGGGGGTCTCCCTCGGAGAGGTGGATTGGCAGCTGGAGATACCAGAGCCAGAACATCCAGATGTTCGTTTGCCCAGAACTTTCGCCTACCATCTTGATTTGCTTTGGTTTCTCATACCAATGTTCATATTTCGAGGTATTTTTGAGAAAAACTTCCTCAAGAAAATCCCCTGGGAGGTGGAAGTCAACCTATCCCGTCTTGCAGCCCAGTGGGAAACAAGAATAAACAAAGCTATTGAGACCATGCGGAATCAAGCACTCAGATACGTAGAAGAGGAACTTCATACTATTGAAACCTTGCTCGCTCAGGCCAGTGGACGAACACCAGAAATTCAAAAATATATCAGCGAACTTGATGAAAGTCTAACCCTACTAAATTGA
- a CDS encoding stage 0 sporulation protein, whose protein sequence is MAEEVVAIRYWRDGKNNLIAVPKGNLKSRDLVVVETEEGISLGEVTFQYVPCNGEVPFMDGVKVRKALEEDLQRLEENKRLEKEAKEFFVERVRAHSLPMKVVDVECLFDRQRIIFYFTAENRVDFRELLKDLVQRFKMRIELRQIGTRQEARILRGIGNCGREVCCSQFLNNLDRVSVKMAKEQGLSLNPEKISGLCGRLMCCIGYEYDVYRELKSVLPKCGKVINTLHGKGKVTRHNVLTQEVIVALESGKEVAIPFSEIIDQE, encoded by the coding sequence ATGGCAGAAGAAGTTGTGGCTATCCGATACTGGCGGGATGGAAAGAATAACCTGATTGCTGTGCCAAAGGGGAATTTGAAATCCCGGGATTTAGTAGTGGTGGAAACTGAAGAAGGTATTTCGCTGGGCGAGGTTACTTTTCAGTATGTTCCCTGTAATGGTGAAGTGCCTTTCATGGATGGCGTAAAGGTGAGGAAAGCACTGGAGGAAGATTTGCAAAGACTTGAGGAAAATAAGAGACTTGAAAAAGAAGCGAAGGAATTTTTTGTGGAGAGGGTTAGGGCCCACTCTTTACCAATGAAAGTGGTAGATGTGGAATGCCTTTTCGATCGCCAGAGGATAATTTTTTACTTTACTGCAGAAAATAGGGTGGATTTCAGGGAGTTACTTAAGGATCTGGTCCAGAGATTTAAAATGCGTATAGAACTCCGTCAGATTGGGACCCGACAAGAGGCAAGGATATTAAGGGGTATAGGTAACTGTGGTAGGGAAGTGTGTTGTTCCCAGTTCCTCAATAATCTTGATAGAGTGTCCGTAAAAATGGCAAAGGAGCAAGGTCTCTCGCTGAATCCGGAGAAGATATCGGGATTGTGTGGCAGACTAATGTGTTGTATAGGATATGAGTATGACGTGTACAGAGAGTTGAAGAGTGTTTTGCCCAAGTGTGGTAAAGTTATCAATACTCTTCACGGTAAGGGTAAAGTTACAAGGCACAATGTGTTAACTCAAGAGGTCATTGTGGCTTTAGAAAGCGGAAAAGAAGTTGCTATACCCTTTTCAGAGATAATAGATCAGGAGTGA
- a CDS encoding 4Fe-4S binding protein, translating into MAYVITDDCISCGTCEGVCPVGAISEGDKKYEISVDLCTDCGACTEECPVEAIIPGNSN; encoded by the coding sequence ATGGCATATGTAATAACAGATGATTGTATTTCTTGTGGGACATGTGAAGGAGTTTGTCCGGTAGGGGCAATTAGTGAGGGGGATAAAAAATACGAAATAAGTGTTGATCTCTGTACTGACTGTGGTGCCTGCACAGAGGAATGCCCCGTGGAAGCTATAATTCCTGGGAACAGCAATTAA
- a CDS encoding AI-2E family transporter produces the protein MNTDKKNITAFLIILGIITVIFILLLRPFILPMIWATIIVSILQPFYRHLLKRDLTPNQAAIIMVITTITIIIIPLATLGSLLLAESLNLYNSLEMDVGELLNRINETLSKGKTYFPFSSLKGDLTFLKVHLTEILKHISNFLWQNLKSITQNTVIFVVQFAIMIYTLFFLFRDGQNIREWIMHRLPLSEPQVKILHDRFRATALATIKVTLIIGGVQGLIGSLLFFALNIKGALTWGVLMMGTSIIPGVGSSIVWIPAGIIMIIMGHLWKGLAILIVGFMIISMIDNMLRPTLLGQDVQMHPLLIFLSTLGGINLFGLSGFVLGPIIASLFVTFWNMYTEVFTSETLPLG, from the coding sequence ATGAATACAGATAAAAAGAACATAACGGCATTCCTTATCATCTTGGGAATAATAACGGTCATCTTTATACTTTTGCTTCGTCCCTTCATCCTCCCAATGATCTGGGCCACTATAATTGTATCCATACTACAACCCTTCTATAGACACCTTTTAAAAAGAGATCTCACCCCGAATCAGGCGGCAATTATTATGGTAATCACAACCATAACGATTATAATCATTCCATTAGCAACACTGGGAAGTCTACTTCTGGCGGAATCCCTCAACCTCTACAACTCCCTGGAGATGGATGTAGGTGAGCTCCTAAACAGGATCAACGAAACTCTCTCAAAGGGGAAGACATACTTCCCCTTTTCCAGCCTCAAGGGTGACTTAACCTTCTTAAAGGTTCACCTTACGGAAATTTTGAAACACATCTCTAATTTCCTCTGGCAAAATTTGAAGAGTATTACACAAAATACCGTCATCTTTGTGGTTCAGTTCGCGATTATGATTTACACTCTGTTTTTTCTCTTCCGCGATGGCCAAAACATAAGGGAATGGATAATGCATCGCCTTCCCCTTAGTGAGCCTCAGGTAAAAATCCTTCACGATAGGTTCCGGGCGACTGCCCTCGCAACAATAAAGGTCACGTTAATTATCGGAGGAGTTCAGGGATTAATTGGATCCTTGTTATTCTTCGCTTTGAATATAAAGGGAGCTTTAACTTGGGGAGTACTCATGATGGGTACGTCTATCATTCCCGGAGTGGGAAGCTCCATAGTCTGGATACCCGCAGGAATCATCATGATCATTATGGGTCATCTGTGGAAAGGGCTTGCGATCCTAATCGTGGGATTTATGATTATCAGTATGATTGATAATATGCTCCGTCCTACACTCCTAGGCCAAGATGTTCAAATGCATCCTCTTCTGATCTTTCTTTCTACCCTCGGCGGTATAAACCTTTTCGGCCTGTCGGGATTCGTTTTAGGTCCCATTATTGCCTCTCTGTTCGTTACCTTCTGGAACATGTACACGGAAGTGTTCACTAGTGAAACCCTGCCACTTGGATAA
- the tmk gene encoding dTMP kinase: MGVFITFEGIEGCGKTTQIRIAEKRLRSLYLPVVRTEEPGGTQLGRLLRRVLLRGAAMAPETELMLFGAARVEHVKNVIMPALAEGKIVLCDRFFDSSLAYQGWGRGIQEETVWLINNLATGTLEPDCTFLLDVEVEVGFSRIALRSMRGKGQQKRDSFEREGVEFHNRVREGYLAQARKNPRRIRVIDARGSIDDVASIVWRELISLLKTRGYVL, translated from the coding sequence ATGGGTGTATTTATTACATTTGAAGGTATTGAGGGATGTGGGAAAACAACCCAGATACGCATAGCGGAAAAACGTCTACGGTCTCTCTATCTTCCCGTTGTTCGCACAGAAGAGCCGGGCGGTACCCAATTGGGTAGGCTTTTGAGGAGAGTGTTGCTTAGGGGTGCTGCTATGGCTCCAGAAACAGAGCTTATGCTTTTTGGGGCTGCCCGAGTGGAACATGTAAAAAATGTGATTATGCCTGCACTGGCAGAAGGAAAGATTGTTCTCTGCGATCGTTTTTTTGATTCTTCTCTTGCGTATCAGGGATGGGGCAGAGGTATACAGGAAGAGACGGTGTGGTTGATAAACAATTTAGCTACGGGCACACTTGAGCCTGATTGTACTTTCCTGTTGGATGTGGAAGTGGAAGTGGGATTCTCCAGAATTGCTCTTCGTAGTATGCGTGGTAAAGGTCAGCAAAAGAGAGATAGTTTTGAACGAGAAGGTGTGGAATTTCATAACCGAGTGAGAGAAGGTTATCTTGCCCAGGCTAGAAAAAATCCTCGGCGTATTAGGGTAATAGACGCCAGAGGCTCTATTGATGATGTGGCATCTATCGTGTGGAGGGAACTGATTTCCCTGCTTAAAACAAGGGGGTATGTCCTATAG
- the murI gene encoding glutamate racemase, producing MDLHLVHPIGVFDSGVGGLTVVRALMERLPFENIVYFGDTARVPYGIKSPETILQYALEITDFLSTQNVKMLIIACNTMSSIAYEAIQDRSPVPVLDVISAGARQAVSESQNKQIAVIGTPATINSNAYAQKIHALDPTVRVFSQACPLLVPLVEEGWLDHPVTKLTVQEYLKPILAEHVDTLVLGCTHYPLLKPVIEEVAGKEVRIIDSAEAMADLAAKVLNEKRLANPLRIAPEYRFFVSDIPYRFQTIGERFLGRSIGRIEVVKLPV from the coding sequence ATGGATCTTCATCTCGTTCATCCTATAGGTGTTTTTGATTCCGGTGTGGGCGGTTTGACTGTAGTGCGTGCCCTTATGGAACGTCTTCCCTTCGAAAACATCGTTTACTTCGGTGATACGGCCCGCGTCCCCTATGGAATCAAATCTCCTGAGACTATACTTCAGTACGCCCTTGAAATAACAGATTTTCTCTCAACCCAGAATGTAAAAATGCTCATCATCGCCTGTAACACAATGTCTTCTATAGCATATGAGGCAATTCAAGATAGATCACCTGTTCCAGTTCTCGATGTGATTTCTGCGGGGGCACGTCAAGCCGTTTCCGAGTCGCAAAATAAACAGATTGCTGTTATTGGTACGCCAGCAACGATTAATAGTAATGCCTATGCTCAGAAGATACATGCCTTGGATCCAACTGTAAGGGTATTCTCCCAAGCTTGTCCACTGCTCGTTCCCCTTGTAGAAGAAGGGTGGTTGGACCATCCTGTTACTAAGTTGACAGTTCAGGAGTACCTTAAACCCATACTCGCTGAACATGTGGATACTCTAGTTCTCGGTTGCACCCATTATCCACTCCTTAAACCCGTTATAGAAGAGGTGGCGGGGAAGGAGGTCCGTATTATTGATTCTGCGGAGGCAATGGCAGATCTCGCGGCAAAAGTGTTGAATGAGAAACGACTGGCCAATCCTTTGAGAATAGCTCCGGAGTATCGTTTTTTCGTTTCTGATATACCGTACCGTTTCCAGACCATAGGTGAACGTTTTTTGGGACGGTCCATTGGGCGCATTGAGGTTGTTAAATTACCAGTTTGA